In one window of Pseudochaenichthys georgianus chromosome 5, fPseGeo1.2, whole genome shotgun sequence DNA:
- the LOC117446416 gene encoding uncharacterized protein: protein MPSRERGCWSSPVWPLLLACILPTVKAPNCSCKGKHFPVVPGKPVILITINGRYDLHLPLYVCQTCQQQWTPDLKVLLKSGYWPASVSISTLYTLDLLSSFEELKVISPGFSRQAFAKLLEHRTKCGGRSGPVNGDALQRSFLEFSYASYEEDQLCCGAPFSALPARRRCWLFLPMETGSYIAFGEVEVLMAAPFLMGSL, encoded by the exons ATGCCTTCTAGAGAAAGAGGCTGTTGGTCATCCCCTGTGTGGCCTCTGTTATTAG CTTGCATATTGCCAACTGTGAAGGCACCCAACTGCTCCTGTAAAGGCAAACACTTCCCTGTGGTACCAGGCAAACCAGTGATTTTAATTACCATCAAtg GGCGTTATGACTTGCATCTGCCACTATATGTCTGTCAAACTTGCCAGCAGCAGTGGACCCCCGACTTGAAAGTCCTCCTTAAAAGTGGATACTGGCCAGCTTCGGTCAGTATTTCCACACTTTACACCTTGGACCTCCTGAGCTCCTTTGAAGAGCTCAAGGTCATCTCTCCGGGATTCTCCAGACAGGCCTTTGCAAAGCTGCTGGAGCATCGCACAAAGTGTGGAGGAAga TCTGGACCTGTCAACGGAGATGCACTGCAGCGCAGCTTTCTGGAGTTCTCCTATGCCTCGTATGAGGAAGACCAGCTCTGCTGTGGTGCTCCTTTCTCTGCCCTGCCTGCACGACGGAGATGTTGGCTGTTTCTGCCGATGGAAACAGGAAGCTATATCGCTTTCGGCGAAGTGGAAG TTCTGATGGCAGCGCCTTTTTTAATGGGCTCTTTGTAG